One Oryza glaberrima chromosome 10, OglaRS2, whole genome shotgun sequence DNA segment encodes these proteins:
- the LOC127752479 gene encoding uncharacterized protein LOC127752479 isoform X1 has translation MLPYHGDRHRGSPPPYPAAAAHSSLSPSAAPFTVDCPRPAADPRVRNPNPPGLDLPTAPSLYATAAAGDWGSSSWMEPPASYMAPSTAAATPPPPAYKGEAPETAPYGIFPGTCQIGNFMVTRPLRSESSQLTSAKGPGTWLGSSEVLPSGVGPSVFSPQQNTFVHKSEDTEPYPTHRGLLQYPPQYPAYDKYMTQLSSCSTNVPPPVMWTPPANSSEVVEQMFPVMNKNTGESSSSFSSYMNPCRINLDYFDCMWNEQKDLGHQTTNKHHGKWSSSASNAGDHLLNSLGADHRAARCFGNGRPIQESSEMKYDRGSFNSKVSPSEVGYVQSREFSSELPEVNNPTVDSPCWKGAPIAYPPSFGIMKNTDNPHSVNGVGGYQIEQSPEWSLKYSELFSKHQEVSASESVKSDALKTFKLPETRKNTEDNKEVLPVCIGVHNGIGNNASYFPEEQNSRRQKCYDSTGDCKNMIAANQQENLSVSKAKLLGEDSSNHIGSITEESINKGLSPLGSAPRALVENLSESLHVNVCSQAAGAEECTQAQICAKGGQQPRYYSDSGGSMLKTSSESRSKSRAELLKQMHDLSAMLLSTCNSGPLQGYEEELLQLVIQNLRDASSCISKVQNMSCSRNNLWMAMPEHSLVENDSELKTSISQAVAKLPEDKTLDDIDVSQLSIYKNLWVEAEASACKLKYELQLTRAKLAAMENHNNTQVPVDLSKGNKIFISTIPNSKPQNSTAYPANLQCQGADSCDGQPPAVNRSIIDGVDAEVIERLKFLQSNLKDCRAFCQNNCEEQEEASKKPCAIEDAVMARLRVLNSCPDNIASLKQENNNHHQLDTSTNRADNIDDAVMSRLRILKSLPDNVNPLGQESSKHEPDAATGTNNFIDNAVMSRLRILKSRPDNANSLGQESSKHEPDASTGTNDLIDNAVMSRLRILKFRDDNINSLDDAIKQHVEACTDQPNWDEDGVVAKIQAPNGDTASAADGFQNILHSNNFVRHSEGKDSVSGLDSPGDATCSDEDNGCKAPSDEVNDKTAVQSEGSFPMNIGWPLSTMDSHICTAGSQETPLISSSVHRYDIFPPKWEHMLKENFFHPGK, from the exons atgcTGCCCTACCACGGCGATCGCCACCGGGGCTCGCCCCCGCCGTAccccgcggcagcggcgcactCCTCGCTCTCCCCCTCGGCCGCTCCCTTCACCGTGGACTGCCCCCGCCCCGCGGCGGATCCCAGGGTCCGCAACCCCAACCCCCCCGGGCTCGATCTCCCCACCGCGCCTTCCCTctacgccaccgccgccgccggagactgGGGGAGCTCGTCGTGGATGGAACCCCCCGCCAGCTACATggccccctccaccgccgctgccacccccccgccgccggcgtatAAAG GTGAAGCTCCTGAAACTGCACCATATGGTATATTCCCTGGGACTTGTCAAATTGGTAACTTTATGGTTACACGTCCATTGAGATCAGAGAGCTCACAACTAACAAGTGCAAAAGGTCCTGGAACTTGGCTAGGAAGTTCAGAGGTTCTGCCCAGTGGTGTTGGGCCATCAGTTTTTAGTCCGCAGCAGAATACCTTTGTGCATAAATCAGAAGATACAGAACCTTATCCTACACACCGAGGTTTATTACAGTATCCTCCTCAGTATCCTGCATATGACAAATACATGACACAGCTTTCATCATGTTCAACAAATGTGCCACCTCCTGTCATGTGGACGCCACCTGCCAATTCTTCTGAAGTGGTCGAACAAATGTTTCCAGTGATGAATAAAAATACTGGGGAAAGTTCTTCATCCTTTTCTTCATATATGAATCCTTGTAGAATCAACCTTGATTATTTTGATTGCATGTGGAATGAACAAAAAGATCTTGGGCATCAGACTACTAATAAACACCATGGAAAATGGAGCAGCTCTGCTAGCAATGCGGGAGACCATTTGCTCAATTCTCTTGGAGCAGATCACCGTGCTGCAAGGTGTTTTGGAAATGGGAGACCTATACAGGAATCTTCAGAGATGAAATATGACCGGGGTAGCTTTAATTCCAAAGTTTCTCCATCTGAGGTTGGATATGTTCAGTCTCGTGAATTTTCATCCGAGTTGCCTGAGGTTAATAACCCCACTGTTGATTCACCTTGTTGGAAGGGTGCACCTATTGCATATCCTCCTTCATTTGGTATTATGAAAAATACCGACAATCCCCACTCTGTAAATGGGGTAGGTGGTTATCAAATCGAGCAATCACCCGAATGGAGTTTAAAGTATTCAGAGCTATTCTCCAAACATCAGGAAGTATCAGCTTCTGAAAGTGTCAAAAGTGATGCTTTGAAGACATTCAAGTTGCCCGAGACACGTAAAAACACTGAAGATAACAAAGAAGTACTTCCGGTCTGTATTGGGGTTCATAATGGTATTGGTAACAATGCAAGTTATTTTCCTGAAGAACAAAATTCCAGAAGACAGAAATGCTATGATTCTACAGGAGATTGTAAGAACATGATAGCTGCGAATCAACAGGAAAACCTTTCAGTCAGCAAAGCCAAACTCTTAGGTGAGGATAGTTCCAACCATATTGGGAGCATAACTGAAGAATCAATTAACAAAGGGCTTAGTCCTCTTGGCAGTGCTCCTAGGGCTCTTGTTGAGAATCTGAGTGAAAGCCTACATGTTAATGTTTGTTCTCAAGCAGCTGGGGCAGAGGAATGCACACAGGCTCAAATATGTGCAAAAGGAGGTCAGCAGCCTCGCTATTATTCAGATTCTGGGGGGAGCATGTTGAAGACGTCTTCTGAATCAAGATCGAAGTCTCGGGCAGAACTTCTGAAACAAATGCATGATTTATCGGCAATGCTTCTGTCCACTTGCAATAGCGGTCCATTACAGGGATATGAAGAGGAACTTCTGCAATTAGTGATTCAAAATCTTAGAGATGCTAGTTCCTGTATAAGCAAG GTTCAAAATATGAGTTGTTCAAGGAATAACTTATGGATGGCAATGCCTGAACACTCATTAGTAGAGAACGATTCAGAATTGAAGACCTCTATTTCACAG GCTGTTGCTAAGCTCCCAGAGGATAAGACGCTTGATGATATTGATGTCTCGCAATTGTCGATCTACAAAAATTTGTGGGTTGAAGCAGAAGCATCAGCATGTAAGCTCAAATATGAGCTTCAACTTACCCGTGCGAAGCTTGCAGCAATGGAAAATCACAATAACACACAAG TTCCTGTTGACTTATCAAAAGGCAATAAAATCTTTATCTCAACCATACCCAATAGTAAACCACAAAACAGCACTGCCTATCCTGCGAACTTGCAATGTCAGGGAGCAGATAGTTGTGACGGGCAACCTCCTGCAGTAAATAGGAGCATCATTGATGGTGTTGATGCTGAGGTGATTGAGCGATTGAAATTTTTACAGTCCAATTTGAAGGATTGTCGTGCTTTTTGCCAAAACAACTGTGAAGAGCAGGAAGAAGCAAGCAAAAAACCATGTGCAATTGAAGATGCTGTTATGGCCAGGCTAAGGGTTTTGAATTCGTGTCCTGATAATATAGCCTCTCTAAAACAGGAAAACAACAACCACCACCAGCTAGATACAAGCACAAACAGAGCAGATAATATTGATGATGCTGTTATGTCTAGGCTGAGAATTTTGAAGTCCCTTCCTGATAATGTAAACCCACTGGGTCAGGAAAGCAGCAAGCATGAGCCAGATGCAGCTACAGGCACAAATAATTTTATTGACAATGCTGTTATGTCTAGGCTGAGAATTTTGAAGTCCCGTCCTGATAATGCAAACTCATTGGGTCAGGAAAGCAGCAAGCATGAGCCAGATGCAAGCACAGGCACAAATGATTTAATTGATAATGCTGTTATGTCTAGACTGAGAATTTTGAAGTTCCGTGACGATAATATAAATTCATTGGACGATGCCATCAAGCAGCATGTAGAAGCATGTACTGATCAACCAAATTGGGATGAAGATGGTGTTGTGGCCAAAATACAAGCTCCAAATGGCGACACTGCGAGCGCTGCTGACGGGTTCCAAAATATTCTGCATTCTAATAATTTTGTGAGGCACTCGGAAGGAAAAGATTCTGTCAGTGGTCTAGACTCTCCTGGTGATGCAACCTGTAGTGATGAAGATAATGGTTGCAAGGCACCTTCTGATGAAGTCAATGACAAAACTGCAGTCCAAAGCGAAGGTAGTTTTCCCATGAACATTGGTTGGCCGCTAAGTACAATGGACTCTCATATTTGTACAGCAGGGTCTCAAGAGACGCCCCTAATCTCCTCTTCAGTTCACAGGTATGATATATTTCCGCCGAAGTGGGAGCATATGCTGAAGGAGAACTTCTTCCATCCAGGCAAATAG
- the LOC127752479 gene encoding uncharacterized protein LOC127752479 isoform X3, with the protein MLPYHGDRHRGSPPPYPAAAAHSSLSPSAAPFTVDCPRPAADPRVRNPNPPGLDLPTAPSLYATAAAGDWGSSSWMEPPASYMAPSTAAATPPPPAYKGEAPETAPYGIFPGTCQIGNFMVTRPLRSESSQLTSAKGPGTWLGSSEVLPSGVGPSVFSPQQNTFVHKSEDTEPYPTHRGLLQYPPQYPAYDKYMTQLSSCSTNVPPPVMWTPPANSSEVVEQMFPVMNKNTGESSSSFSSYMNPCRINLDYFDCMWNEQKDLGHQTTNKHHGKWSSSASNAGDHLLNSLGADHRAARCFGNGRPIQESSEMKYDRGSFNSKVSPSEVGYVQSREFSSELPEVNNPTVDSPCWKGAPIAYPPSFGIMKNTDNPHSVNGVGGYQIEQSPEWSLKYSELFSKHQEVSASESVKSDALKTFKLPETRKNTEDNKEVLPVCIGVHNGIGNNASYFPEEQNSRRQKCYDSTGDCKNMIAANQQENLSVSKAKLLGEDSSNHIGSITEESINKGLSPLGSAPRALVENLSESLHVNVCSQAAGAEECTQAQICAKGGQQPRYYSDSGGSMLKTSSESRSKSRAELLKQMHDLSAMLLSTCNSGPLQGYEEELLQLVIQNLRDASSCISKAVAKLPEDKTLDDIDVSQLSIYKNLWVEAEASACKLKYELQLTRAKLAAMENHNNTQVPVDLSKGNKIFISTIPNSKPQNSTAYPANLQCQGADSCDGQPPAVNRSIIDGVDAEVIERLKFLQSNLKDCRAFCQNNCEEQEEASKKPCAIEDAVMARLRVLNSCPDNIASLKQENNNHHQLDTSTNRADNIDDAVMSRLRILKSLPDNVNPLGQESSKHEPDAATGTNNFIDNAVMSRLRILKSRPDNANSLGQESSKHEPDASTGTNDLIDNAVMSRLRILKFRDDNINSLDDAIKQHVEACTDQPNWDEDGVVAKIQAPNGDTASAADGFQNILHSNNFVRHSEGKDSVSGLDSPGDATCSDEDNGCKAPSDEVNDKTAVQSEGSFPMNIGWPLSTMDSHICTAGSQETPLISSSVHRYDIFPPKWEHMLKENFFHPGK; encoded by the exons atgcTGCCCTACCACGGCGATCGCCACCGGGGCTCGCCCCCGCCGTAccccgcggcagcggcgcactCCTCGCTCTCCCCCTCGGCCGCTCCCTTCACCGTGGACTGCCCCCGCCCCGCGGCGGATCCCAGGGTCCGCAACCCCAACCCCCCCGGGCTCGATCTCCCCACCGCGCCTTCCCTctacgccaccgccgccgccggagactgGGGGAGCTCGTCGTGGATGGAACCCCCCGCCAGCTACATggccccctccaccgccgctgccacccccccgccgccggcgtatAAAG GTGAAGCTCCTGAAACTGCACCATATGGTATATTCCCTGGGACTTGTCAAATTGGTAACTTTATGGTTACACGTCCATTGAGATCAGAGAGCTCACAACTAACAAGTGCAAAAGGTCCTGGAACTTGGCTAGGAAGTTCAGAGGTTCTGCCCAGTGGTGTTGGGCCATCAGTTTTTAGTCCGCAGCAGAATACCTTTGTGCATAAATCAGAAGATACAGAACCTTATCCTACACACCGAGGTTTATTACAGTATCCTCCTCAGTATCCTGCATATGACAAATACATGACACAGCTTTCATCATGTTCAACAAATGTGCCACCTCCTGTCATGTGGACGCCACCTGCCAATTCTTCTGAAGTGGTCGAACAAATGTTTCCAGTGATGAATAAAAATACTGGGGAAAGTTCTTCATCCTTTTCTTCATATATGAATCCTTGTAGAATCAACCTTGATTATTTTGATTGCATGTGGAATGAACAAAAAGATCTTGGGCATCAGACTACTAATAAACACCATGGAAAATGGAGCAGCTCTGCTAGCAATGCGGGAGACCATTTGCTCAATTCTCTTGGAGCAGATCACCGTGCTGCAAGGTGTTTTGGAAATGGGAGACCTATACAGGAATCTTCAGAGATGAAATATGACCGGGGTAGCTTTAATTCCAAAGTTTCTCCATCTGAGGTTGGATATGTTCAGTCTCGTGAATTTTCATCCGAGTTGCCTGAGGTTAATAACCCCACTGTTGATTCACCTTGTTGGAAGGGTGCACCTATTGCATATCCTCCTTCATTTGGTATTATGAAAAATACCGACAATCCCCACTCTGTAAATGGGGTAGGTGGTTATCAAATCGAGCAATCACCCGAATGGAGTTTAAAGTATTCAGAGCTATTCTCCAAACATCAGGAAGTATCAGCTTCTGAAAGTGTCAAAAGTGATGCTTTGAAGACATTCAAGTTGCCCGAGACACGTAAAAACACTGAAGATAACAAAGAAGTACTTCCGGTCTGTATTGGGGTTCATAATGGTATTGGTAACAATGCAAGTTATTTTCCTGAAGAACAAAATTCCAGAAGACAGAAATGCTATGATTCTACAGGAGATTGTAAGAACATGATAGCTGCGAATCAACAGGAAAACCTTTCAGTCAGCAAAGCCAAACTCTTAGGTGAGGATAGTTCCAACCATATTGGGAGCATAACTGAAGAATCAATTAACAAAGGGCTTAGTCCTCTTGGCAGTGCTCCTAGGGCTCTTGTTGAGAATCTGAGTGAAAGCCTACATGTTAATGTTTGTTCTCAAGCAGCTGGGGCAGAGGAATGCACACAGGCTCAAATATGTGCAAAAGGAGGTCAGCAGCCTCGCTATTATTCAGATTCTGGGGGGAGCATGTTGAAGACGTCTTCTGAATCAAGATCGAAGTCTCGGGCAGAACTTCTGAAACAAATGCATGATTTATCGGCAATGCTTCTGTCCACTTGCAATAGCGGTCCATTACAGGGATATGAAGAGGAACTTCTGCAATTAGTGATTCAAAATCTTAGAGATGCTAGTTCCTGTATAAGCAAG GCTGTTGCTAAGCTCCCAGAGGATAAGACGCTTGATGATATTGATGTCTCGCAATTGTCGATCTACAAAAATTTGTGGGTTGAAGCAGAAGCATCAGCATGTAAGCTCAAATATGAGCTTCAACTTACCCGTGCGAAGCTTGCAGCAATGGAAAATCACAATAACACACAAG TTCCTGTTGACTTATCAAAAGGCAATAAAATCTTTATCTCAACCATACCCAATAGTAAACCACAAAACAGCACTGCCTATCCTGCGAACTTGCAATGTCAGGGAGCAGATAGTTGTGACGGGCAACCTCCTGCAGTAAATAGGAGCATCATTGATGGTGTTGATGCTGAGGTGATTGAGCGATTGAAATTTTTACAGTCCAATTTGAAGGATTGTCGTGCTTTTTGCCAAAACAACTGTGAAGAGCAGGAAGAAGCAAGCAAAAAACCATGTGCAATTGAAGATGCTGTTATGGCCAGGCTAAGGGTTTTGAATTCGTGTCCTGATAATATAGCCTCTCTAAAACAGGAAAACAACAACCACCACCAGCTAGATACAAGCACAAACAGAGCAGATAATATTGATGATGCTGTTATGTCTAGGCTGAGAATTTTGAAGTCCCTTCCTGATAATGTAAACCCACTGGGTCAGGAAAGCAGCAAGCATGAGCCAGATGCAGCTACAGGCACAAATAATTTTATTGACAATGCTGTTATGTCTAGGCTGAGAATTTTGAAGTCCCGTCCTGATAATGCAAACTCATTGGGTCAGGAAAGCAGCAAGCATGAGCCAGATGCAAGCACAGGCACAAATGATTTAATTGATAATGCTGTTATGTCTAGACTGAGAATTTTGAAGTTCCGTGACGATAATATAAATTCATTGGACGATGCCATCAAGCAGCATGTAGAAGCATGTACTGATCAACCAAATTGGGATGAAGATGGTGTTGTGGCCAAAATACAAGCTCCAAATGGCGACACTGCGAGCGCTGCTGACGGGTTCCAAAATATTCTGCATTCTAATAATTTTGTGAGGCACTCGGAAGGAAAAGATTCTGTCAGTGGTCTAGACTCTCCTGGTGATGCAACCTGTAGTGATGAAGATAATGGTTGCAAGGCACCTTCTGATGAAGTCAATGACAAAACTGCAGTCCAAAGCGAAGGTAGTTTTCCCATGAACATTGGTTGGCCGCTAAGTACAATGGACTCTCATATTTGTACAGCAGGGTCTCAAGAGACGCCCCTAATCTCCTCTTCAGTTCACAGGTATGATATATTTCCGCCGAAGTGGGAGCATATGCTGAAGGAGAACTTCTTCCATCCAGGCAAATAG
- the LOC127752479 gene encoding uncharacterized protein LOC127752479 isoform X2, producing MLPYHGDRHRGSPPPYPAAAAHSSLSPSAAPFTVDCPRPAADPRVRNPNPPGLDLPTAPSLYATAAAGDWGSSSWMEPPASYMAPSTAAATPPPPAYKGEAPETAPYGIFPGTCQIGNFMVTRPLRSESSQLTSAKGPGTWLGSSEVLPSGVGPSVFSPQQNTFVHKSEDTEPYPTHRGLLQYPPQYPAYDKYMTQLSSCSTNVPPPVMWTPPANSSEVVEQMFPVMNKNTGESSSSFSSYMNPCRINLDYFDCMWNEQKDLGHQTTNKHHGKWSSSASNAGDHLLNSLGADHRAARCFGNGRPIQESSEMKYDRGSFNSKVSPSEVGYVQSREFSSELPEVNNPTVDSPCWKGAPIAYPPSFGIMKNTDNPHSVNGVGGYQIEQSPEWSLKYSELFSKHQEVSASESVKSDALKTFKLPETRKNTEDNKEVLPVCIGVHNGIGNNASYFPEEQNSRRQKCYDSTGDCKNMIAANQQENLSVSKAKLLGEDSSNHIGSITEESINKGLSPLGSAPRALVENLSESLHVNVCSQAAGAEECTQAQICAKGGQQPRYYSDSGGSMLKTSSESRSKSRAELLKQMHDLSAMLLSTCNSGPLQGYEEELLQLVIQNLRDASSCISKVQNMSCSRNNLWMAMPEHSLVENDSELKTSISQAVAKLPEDKTLDDIDVSQLSIYKNLWVEAEASACKLKYELQLTRAKLAAMENHNNTQVPVDLSKGNKIFISTIPNSKPQNSTAYPANLQCQGADSCDGQPPAVNRSIIDGVDAEVIERLKFLQSNLKDCRAFCQNNCEEQEEASKKPCAIEDAVMARLRVLNSCPDNIASLKQENNNHHQLDTSTNRADNIDDAVMSRLRILKSLPDNVNPLGQESSKHEPDAATGTNNFIDNAVMSRLRILKSRPDNANSLGQESSKHEPDASTGTNDLIDNAVMSRLRILKFRDDNINSLDDAIKQHVEACTDQPNWDEDGVVAKIQAPNGDTASAADGFQNILHSNNFVRHSEGKDSVSGLDSPGDATCSDEDNGCKAPSDEVNDKTAVQSEVHRYDIFPPKWEHMLKENFFHPGK from the exons atgcTGCCCTACCACGGCGATCGCCACCGGGGCTCGCCCCCGCCGTAccccgcggcagcggcgcactCCTCGCTCTCCCCCTCGGCCGCTCCCTTCACCGTGGACTGCCCCCGCCCCGCGGCGGATCCCAGGGTCCGCAACCCCAACCCCCCCGGGCTCGATCTCCCCACCGCGCCTTCCCTctacgccaccgccgccgccggagactgGGGGAGCTCGTCGTGGATGGAACCCCCCGCCAGCTACATggccccctccaccgccgctgccacccccccgccgccggcgtatAAAG GTGAAGCTCCTGAAACTGCACCATATGGTATATTCCCTGGGACTTGTCAAATTGGTAACTTTATGGTTACACGTCCATTGAGATCAGAGAGCTCACAACTAACAAGTGCAAAAGGTCCTGGAACTTGGCTAGGAAGTTCAGAGGTTCTGCCCAGTGGTGTTGGGCCATCAGTTTTTAGTCCGCAGCAGAATACCTTTGTGCATAAATCAGAAGATACAGAACCTTATCCTACACACCGAGGTTTATTACAGTATCCTCCTCAGTATCCTGCATATGACAAATACATGACACAGCTTTCATCATGTTCAACAAATGTGCCACCTCCTGTCATGTGGACGCCACCTGCCAATTCTTCTGAAGTGGTCGAACAAATGTTTCCAGTGATGAATAAAAATACTGGGGAAAGTTCTTCATCCTTTTCTTCATATATGAATCCTTGTAGAATCAACCTTGATTATTTTGATTGCATGTGGAATGAACAAAAAGATCTTGGGCATCAGACTACTAATAAACACCATGGAAAATGGAGCAGCTCTGCTAGCAATGCGGGAGACCATTTGCTCAATTCTCTTGGAGCAGATCACCGTGCTGCAAGGTGTTTTGGAAATGGGAGACCTATACAGGAATCTTCAGAGATGAAATATGACCGGGGTAGCTTTAATTCCAAAGTTTCTCCATCTGAGGTTGGATATGTTCAGTCTCGTGAATTTTCATCCGAGTTGCCTGAGGTTAATAACCCCACTGTTGATTCACCTTGTTGGAAGGGTGCACCTATTGCATATCCTCCTTCATTTGGTATTATGAAAAATACCGACAATCCCCACTCTGTAAATGGGGTAGGTGGTTATCAAATCGAGCAATCACCCGAATGGAGTTTAAAGTATTCAGAGCTATTCTCCAAACATCAGGAAGTATCAGCTTCTGAAAGTGTCAAAAGTGATGCTTTGAAGACATTCAAGTTGCCCGAGACACGTAAAAACACTGAAGATAACAAAGAAGTACTTCCGGTCTGTATTGGGGTTCATAATGGTATTGGTAACAATGCAAGTTATTTTCCTGAAGAACAAAATTCCAGAAGACAGAAATGCTATGATTCTACAGGAGATTGTAAGAACATGATAGCTGCGAATCAACAGGAAAACCTTTCAGTCAGCAAAGCCAAACTCTTAGGTGAGGATAGTTCCAACCATATTGGGAGCATAACTGAAGAATCAATTAACAAAGGGCTTAGTCCTCTTGGCAGTGCTCCTAGGGCTCTTGTTGAGAATCTGAGTGAAAGCCTACATGTTAATGTTTGTTCTCAAGCAGCTGGGGCAGAGGAATGCACACAGGCTCAAATATGTGCAAAAGGAGGTCAGCAGCCTCGCTATTATTCAGATTCTGGGGGGAGCATGTTGAAGACGTCTTCTGAATCAAGATCGAAGTCTCGGGCAGAACTTCTGAAACAAATGCATGATTTATCGGCAATGCTTCTGTCCACTTGCAATAGCGGTCCATTACAGGGATATGAAGAGGAACTTCTGCAATTAGTGATTCAAAATCTTAGAGATGCTAGTTCCTGTATAAGCAAG GTTCAAAATATGAGTTGTTCAAGGAATAACTTATGGATGGCAATGCCTGAACACTCATTAGTAGAGAACGATTCAGAATTGAAGACCTCTATTTCACAG GCTGTTGCTAAGCTCCCAGAGGATAAGACGCTTGATGATATTGATGTCTCGCAATTGTCGATCTACAAAAATTTGTGGGTTGAAGCAGAAGCATCAGCATGTAAGCTCAAATATGAGCTTCAACTTACCCGTGCGAAGCTTGCAGCAATGGAAAATCACAATAACACACAAG TTCCTGTTGACTTATCAAAAGGCAATAAAATCTTTATCTCAACCATACCCAATAGTAAACCACAAAACAGCACTGCCTATCCTGCGAACTTGCAATGTCAGGGAGCAGATAGTTGTGACGGGCAACCTCCTGCAGTAAATAGGAGCATCATTGATGGTGTTGATGCTGAGGTGATTGAGCGATTGAAATTTTTACAGTCCAATTTGAAGGATTGTCGTGCTTTTTGCCAAAACAACTGTGAAGAGCAGGAAGAAGCAAGCAAAAAACCATGTGCAATTGAAGATGCTGTTATGGCCAGGCTAAGGGTTTTGAATTCGTGTCCTGATAATATAGCCTCTCTAAAACAGGAAAACAACAACCACCACCAGCTAGATACAAGCACAAACAGAGCAGATAATATTGATGATGCTGTTATGTCTAGGCTGAGAATTTTGAAGTCCCTTCCTGATAATGTAAACCCACTGGGTCAGGAAAGCAGCAAGCATGAGCCAGATGCAGCTACAGGCACAAATAATTTTATTGACAATGCTGTTATGTCTAGGCTGAGAATTTTGAAGTCCCGTCCTGATAATGCAAACTCATTGGGTCAGGAAAGCAGCAAGCATGAGCCAGATGCAAGCACAGGCACAAATGATTTAATTGATAATGCTGTTATGTCTAGACTGAGAATTTTGAAGTTCCGTGACGATAATATAAATTCATTGGACGATGCCATCAAGCAGCATGTAGAAGCATGTACTGATCAACCAAATTGGGATGAAGATGGTGTTGTGGCCAAAATACAAGCTCCAAATGGCGACACTGCGAGCGCTGCTGACGGGTTCCAAAATATTCTGCATTCTAATAATTTTGTGAGGCACTCGGAAGGAAAAGATTCTGTCAGTGGTCTAGACTCTCCTGGTGATGCAACCTGTAGTGATGAAGATAATGGTTGCAAGGCACCTTCTGATGAAGTCAATGACAAAACTGCAGTCCAAAGCGAAG TTCACAGGTATGATATATTTCCGCCGAAGTGGGAGCATATGCTGAAGGAGAACTTCTTCCATCCAGGCAAATAG